The Solanum lycopersicum chromosome 9, SLM_r2.1 genome window below encodes:
- the LOC101258401 gene encoding uncharacterized protein isoform X2 has product MIYRRQKLQVPWYWYALLGLADVQGNFLVNKAYQYSSITSVTILDCWTIAWVIILTWLFLGTRYSPWQFFGAAVCLGGLGLVLLSDAKASDGSGGSKPILGDTFVIIGTFFFSMSNVGEEFCVKKKDRIEVVSMIGVFGLLVTIIEIPILERKSLESVKWSAELVSDLKSSSYICSTNIIFCFLKNDFLGLMVYRKQAPYLHEILAFCGYAVASFMFYTFVPFLLEMSGSTLFNLSLLTSDVWAVVIRTFFYKQKVEWLYFAAFALVVTGLIIYSKTEKDSVNAPATNIEEANQRYQLLNEEEEQADHRHHETIS; this is encoded by the exons ATGATTTACAGAAGGCAGAAATTACAG GTTCCTTGGTATTGGTATGCACTTCTAGGCTTAGCTGATGTCCAAGGAAATTTTCTTG TAAATAAAGCATATCAGTACTCATCAATCACCAGTGTGACCATACTGGATTGCTGGACTATAGCATGGGTGATAATCTTGACGTGGCTATTTTTGGGCACACGATATTCTCCGTGGCAATTCTTTGGTGCAGCAGTCTGTTTAGGTGGTCTTGGACTTGTGCTTCTATCTGATGCTAAGGCGAGTGACGGAAGTG GTGGTTCCAAACCTATTCTTGGTGATACATTTGTCATCATCGGGACATTTTTCTTCTCAATGAGTAATGTTGGTGAG GAGTTCtgtgtgaaaaagaaagatcgtATTGAAGTGGTTTCCATGATTGGTGTTTTCGGCTTGCTTGTTACTATAATTGAGAT ACCAATCTTAGAAAGGAAGAGTTTGGAATCAGTCAAGTGGTCTGCTGAGCTTGTAAGTGACTTAAAGTCGTCTTCTTATATTTGCTccactaatattattttttgttttctgaaaaatgattttcttgGGCTGATGGTCTATCGGAAACAAGCTCCTTACCTCCACGAG ATATTAGCCTTCTGTGGCTATGCAGTGGCAAGCTTTATGTTCTACACCTTTGTTCCGTTTCTTCTCGAG ATGAGTGGCTCAACGTTGTTCAATCTATCTCTTCTCACATCCGATGTGTGGGCAGTTGTCATCAGAACCTTTTTCTACAAGCAAAAG GTTGAATGGTTATACTTTGCAGCTTTTGCACTTGTGGTTACTGGACTGATCATATACTCGAAAAC TGAGAAGGATTCTGTAAATGCACCAGCTACTAATATTGAAGAAGCAAATCAAAGATACCAACTTCTTAATGAAGAGGAAGAGCAAGCTGATCATAGACATCATGAAACTATTTCATAA
- the LOC101258095 gene encoding uncharacterized protein isoform X4 — protein MSSSSWWRNHEGILTTFYPLFLGQVVSFVRALISFASSLVANLGVNTPLSLSFFTYTALALVYGGIMIYRRQKLQIRWYWYALIGFADVQGSFLGTRYSPWQFFGAAVCLGGLGLVLVSDAKASDGSAGGSKPILGDIFVIIATFFFSMSNVGEEFCVKKKDHVEVVSMIGLFGLLVTIIEIPIFERKSLKSVKWSAELIVAFCGYAAASFMFYTLVPFLLKMSGSTLFNLSLLTSDVWAVAIRTFFYKQKVEWLFFLAFGLVVTGLIIYSKTEKDHVNASATIEEANNEADQRYQLVNEDGET, from the exons ATGAGTAGCAGCAGCTGGTGGAGGAatcatgaaggaatattgacaACTTTTTACCCTTTGTTTTTAGGTCAAGTAGTGTCTTTTGTTAGAGCTCTCATTAGCTTTGCTTCTTCCCTAGTGGCAAATCTTG GTGTAAATACTCCACTTTCTCTGTCATTCTTCACTTACACAGCTTTAGCTTTGGTGTATGGAGGAATCATGATATACAGAAGGCAGAAATTGCAG ATTCGTTGGTATTGGTATGCTCTTATAGGCTTTGCTGATGTCCAGGGAAGTTTTCTTG GCACACGATATTCTCCGTGGCAATTCTTTGGTGCAGCAGTCTGTTTAGGTGGCCTTGGACTTGTGCTTGTATCAGATGCTAAGGCGAGTGATGGAAGTG CAGGCGGTTCCAAACCTATTCTCGGTGATATATTTGTCATCATAGCGACATTTTTCTTCTCAATGAGTAATGTTGGTGAG GAGTTCtgtgtgaaaaagaaagatcacGTTGAAGTGGTTTCCATGATTGGTCTTTTCGGCTTGCTTGTTACTATAATCGAGAT ACCGATCTTTGAAAGGAAGAGTCTGAAGTCAGTCAAGTGGTCTGCAGAGCTT ATAGTAGCCTTCTGTGGCTATGCAGCAGCAAGCTTTATGTTCTACACCTTAGTTCCGTTTCTTCTCAAG ATGAGCGGCTCAACGTTGTTCAATCTATCTCTTCTCACATCTGATGTGTGGGCAGTTGCCATTAGAACCTTTTTCTACAAGCAAAAG GTTGAATGGCtgttttttttagcttttggaCTAGTGGTTACTGGGCTGATCATATACTCGAAAAC TGAGAAGGATCATGTAAATGCATCAGCTACTATTGAAGAAGCAAACAATGAAGCTGATCAAAGGTACCAACTTGTCAATGAAGATGGAGAGACATGA
- the LOC101258095 gene encoding uncharacterized protein isoform X2 — MSSSSWWRNHEGILTTFYPLFLGQVVSFVRALISFASSLVANLGVNTPLSLSFFTYTALALVYGGIMIYRRQKLQIRWYWYALIGFADVQGSFLVNKAFQYSSITSVTILDCWTIAWVMILTWLFLGTRYSPWQFFGAAVCLGGLGLVLVSDAKASDGSGGSKPILGDIFVIIATFFFSMSNVGEEFCVKKKDHVEVVSMIGLFGLLVTIIEIPIFERKSLKSVKWSAELIVAFCGYAAASFMFYTLVPFLLKMSGSTLFNLSLLTSDVWAVAIRTFFYKQKVEWLFFLAFGLVVTGLIIYSKTEKDHVNASATIEEANNEADQRYQLVNEDGET, encoded by the exons ATGAGTAGCAGCAGCTGGTGGAGGAatcatgaaggaatattgacaACTTTTTACCCTTTGTTTTTAGGTCAAGTAGTGTCTTTTGTTAGAGCTCTCATTAGCTTTGCTTCTTCCCTAGTGGCAAATCTTG GTGTAAATACTCCACTTTCTCTGTCATTCTTCACTTACACAGCTTTAGCTTTGGTGTATGGAGGAATCATGATATACAGAAGGCAGAAATTGCAG ATTCGTTGGTATTGGTATGCTCTTATAGGCTTTGCTGATGTCCAGGGAAGTTTTCTTG TAAATAAAGCATTTCAGTACTCATCAATCACTAGTGTGACCATACTAGATTGCTGGACTATAGCTTGGGTGATGATTTTGACGTGGCTATTTTTAGGCACACGATATTCTCCGTGGCAATTCTTTGGTGCAGCAGTCTGTTTAGGTGGCCTTGGACTTGTGCTTGTATCAGATGCTAAGGCGAGTGATGGAAGTG GCGGTTCCAAACCTATTCTCGGTGATATATTTGTCATCATAGCGACATTTTTCTTCTCAATGAGTAATGTTGGTGAG GAGTTCtgtgtgaaaaagaaagatcacGTTGAAGTGGTTTCCATGATTGGTCTTTTCGGCTTGCTTGTTACTATAATCGAGAT ACCGATCTTTGAAAGGAAGAGTCTGAAGTCAGTCAAGTGGTCTGCAGAGCTT ATAGTAGCCTTCTGTGGCTATGCAGCAGCAAGCTTTATGTTCTACACCTTAGTTCCGTTTCTTCTCAAG ATGAGCGGCTCAACGTTGTTCAATCTATCTCTTCTCACATCTGATGTGTGGGCAGTTGCCATTAGAACCTTTTTCTACAAGCAAAAG GTTGAATGGCtgttttttttagcttttggaCTAGTGGTTACTGGGCTGATCATATACTCGAAAAC TGAGAAGGATCATGTAAATGCATCAGCTACTATTGAAGAAGCAAACAATGAAGCTGATCAAAGGTACCAACTTGTCAATGAAGATGGAGAGACATGA
- the LOC101258401 gene encoding uncharacterized protein isoform X3, which produces MDNNNNNISWWRNYEGILKTFYPVFLGQVVSFVMALMSFTSSLVANLGANTPLSLSFFSYTALALVYGGIMIYRRQKLQVPWYWYALLGLADVQGNFLVNKAYQYSSITSVTILDCWTIAWVIILTWLFLGTRYSPWQFFGAAVCLGGLGLVLLSDAKASDGSGGSKPILGDTFVIIGTFFFSMSNVGEEFCVKKKDRIEVVSMIGVFGLLVTIIEIPILERKSLESVKWSAELILAFCGYAVASFMFYTFVPFLLEMSGSTLFNLSLLTSDVWAVVIRTFFYKQKVEWLYFAAFALVVTGLIIYSKTEKDSVNAPATNIEEANQRYQLLNEEEEQADHRHHETIS; this is translated from the exons atggataataataataataatataagctGGTGGAGGAATTATGAAGGGATATTAAAGACTTTTTATCCTGTTTTTTTGGGTCAAGTTGTGTCTTTTGTTATGGCACTTATGAGCTTCACTTCTTCTCTAGTGGCTAATCTTG GTGCAAATACTCCACTTTCTCTGTCATTCTTCTCTTACACAGCTTTAGCTTTGGTGTATGGAGGAATCATGATTTACAGAAGGCAGAAATTACAG GTTCCTTGGTATTGGTATGCACTTCTAGGCTTAGCTGATGTCCAAGGAAATTTTCTTG TAAATAAAGCATATCAGTACTCATCAATCACCAGTGTGACCATACTGGATTGCTGGACTATAGCATGGGTGATAATCTTGACGTGGCTATTTTTGGGCACACGATATTCTCCGTGGCAATTCTTTGGTGCAGCAGTCTGTTTAGGTGGTCTTGGACTTGTGCTTCTATCTGATGCTAAGGCGAGTGACGGAAGTG GTGGTTCCAAACCTATTCTTGGTGATACATTTGTCATCATCGGGACATTTTTCTTCTCAATGAGTAATGTTGGTGAG GAGTTCtgtgtgaaaaagaaagatcgtATTGAAGTGGTTTCCATGATTGGTGTTTTCGGCTTGCTTGTTACTATAATTGAGAT ACCAATCTTAGAAAGGAAGAGTTTGGAATCAGTCAAGTGGTCTGCTGAGCTT ATATTAGCCTTCTGTGGCTATGCAGTGGCAAGCTTTATGTTCTACACCTTTGTTCCGTTTCTTCTCGAG ATGAGTGGCTCAACGTTGTTCAATCTATCTCTTCTCACATCCGATGTGTGGGCAGTTGTCATCAGAACCTTTTTCTACAAGCAAAAG GTTGAATGGTTATACTTTGCAGCTTTTGCACTTGTGGTTACTGGACTGATCATATACTCGAAAAC TGAGAAGGATTCTGTAAATGCACCAGCTACTAATATTGAAGAAGCAAATCAAAGATACCAACTTCTTAATGAAGAGGAAGAGCAAGCTGATCATAGACATCATGAAACTATTTCATAA
- the LOC101258095 gene encoding uncharacterized protein isoform X6 yields MSSSSWWRNHEGILTTFYPLFLGQVVSFVRALISFASSLVANLGVNTPLSLSFFTYTALALVYGGIMIYRRQKLQIRWYWYALIGFADVQGSFLVNKAFQYSSITSVTILDCWTIAWVMILTWLFLGTRYSPWQFFGAAVCLGGLGLVLVSDAKASDGSAGGSKPILGDIFVIIATFFFSMSNVGEEFCVKKKDHVEVVSMIGLFGLLVTIIEIPIFERKSLKSVKWSAELIVAFCGYAAASFMFYTLVPFLLK; encoded by the exons ATGAGTAGCAGCAGCTGGTGGAGGAatcatgaaggaatattgacaACTTTTTACCCTTTGTTTTTAGGTCAAGTAGTGTCTTTTGTTAGAGCTCTCATTAGCTTTGCTTCTTCCCTAGTGGCAAATCTTG GTGTAAATACTCCACTTTCTCTGTCATTCTTCACTTACACAGCTTTAGCTTTGGTGTATGGAGGAATCATGATATACAGAAGGCAGAAATTGCAG ATTCGTTGGTATTGGTATGCTCTTATAGGCTTTGCTGATGTCCAGGGAAGTTTTCTTG TAAATAAAGCATTTCAGTACTCATCAATCACTAGTGTGACCATACTAGATTGCTGGACTATAGCTTGGGTGATGATTTTGACGTGGCTATTTTTAGGCACACGATATTCTCCGTGGCAATTCTTTGGTGCAGCAGTCTGTTTAGGTGGCCTTGGACTTGTGCTTGTATCAGATGCTAAGGCGAGTGATGGAAGTG CAGGCGGTTCCAAACCTATTCTCGGTGATATATTTGTCATCATAGCGACATTTTTCTTCTCAATGAGTAATGTTGGTGAG GAGTTCtgtgtgaaaaagaaagatcacGTTGAAGTGGTTTCCATGATTGGTCTTTTCGGCTTGCTTGTTACTATAATCGAGAT ACCGATCTTTGAAAGGAAGAGTCTGAAGTCAGTCAAGTGGTCTGCAGAGCTT ATAGTAGCCTTCTGTGGCTATGCAGCAGCAAGCTTTATGTTCTACACCTTAGTTCCGTTTCTTCTCAAG TGA
- the LOC101258401 gene encoding uncharacterized protein isoform X4 produces the protein MIYRRQKLQVPWYWYALLGLADVQGNFLVNKAYQYSSITSVTILDCWTIAWVIILTWLFLGTRYSPWQFFGAAVCLGGLGLVLLSDAKASDGSGGSKPILGDTFVIIGTFFFSMSNVGEEFCVKKKDRIEVVSMIGVFGLLVTIIEIPILERKSLESVKWSAELILAFCGYAVASFMFYTFVPFLLEMSGSTLFNLSLLTSDVWAVVIRTFFYKQKVEWLYFAAFALVVTGLIIYSKTEKDSVNAPATNIEEANQRYQLLNEEEEQADHRHHETIS, from the exons ATGATTTACAGAAGGCAGAAATTACAG GTTCCTTGGTATTGGTATGCACTTCTAGGCTTAGCTGATGTCCAAGGAAATTTTCTTG TAAATAAAGCATATCAGTACTCATCAATCACCAGTGTGACCATACTGGATTGCTGGACTATAGCATGGGTGATAATCTTGACGTGGCTATTTTTGGGCACACGATATTCTCCGTGGCAATTCTTTGGTGCAGCAGTCTGTTTAGGTGGTCTTGGACTTGTGCTTCTATCTGATGCTAAGGCGAGTGACGGAAGTG GTGGTTCCAAACCTATTCTTGGTGATACATTTGTCATCATCGGGACATTTTTCTTCTCAATGAGTAATGTTGGTGAG GAGTTCtgtgtgaaaaagaaagatcgtATTGAAGTGGTTTCCATGATTGGTGTTTTCGGCTTGCTTGTTACTATAATTGAGAT ACCAATCTTAGAAAGGAAGAGTTTGGAATCAGTCAAGTGGTCTGCTGAGCTT ATATTAGCCTTCTGTGGCTATGCAGTGGCAAGCTTTATGTTCTACACCTTTGTTCCGTTTCTTCTCGAG ATGAGTGGCTCAACGTTGTTCAATCTATCTCTTCTCACATCCGATGTGTGGGCAGTTGTCATCAGAACCTTTTTCTACAAGCAAAAG GTTGAATGGTTATACTTTGCAGCTTTTGCACTTGTGGTTACTGGACTGATCATATACTCGAAAAC TGAGAAGGATTCTGTAAATGCACCAGCTACTAATATTGAAGAAGCAAATCAAAGATACCAACTTCTTAATGAAGAGGAAGAGCAAGCTGATCATAGACATCATGAAACTATTTCATAA
- the LOC101258095 gene encoding uncharacterized protein isoform X5 — translation MSSSSWWRNHEGILTTFYPLFLGQVVSFVRALISFASSLVANLGVNTPLSLSFFTYTALALVYGGIMIYRRQKLQIRWYWYALIGFADVQGSFLGTRYSPWQFFGAAVCLGGLGLVLVSDAKASDGSGGSKPILGDIFVIIATFFFSMSNVGEEFCVKKKDHVEVVSMIGLFGLLVTIIEIPIFERKSLKSVKWSAELIVAFCGYAAASFMFYTLVPFLLKMSGSTLFNLSLLTSDVWAVAIRTFFYKQKVEWLFFLAFGLVVTGLIIYSKTEKDHVNASATIEEANNEADQRYQLVNEDGET, via the exons ATGAGTAGCAGCAGCTGGTGGAGGAatcatgaaggaatattgacaACTTTTTACCCTTTGTTTTTAGGTCAAGTAGTGTCTTTTGTTAGAGCTCTCATTAGCTTTGCTTCTTCCCTAGTGGCAAATCTTG GTGTAAATACTCCACTTTCTCTGTCATTCTTCACTTACACAGCTTTAGCTTTGGTGTATGGAGGAATCATGATATACAGAAGGCAGAAATTGCAG ATTCGTTGGTATTGGTATGCTCTTATAGGCTTTGCTGATGTCCAGGGAAGTTTTCTTG GCACACGATATTCTCCGTGGCAATTCTTTGGTGCAGCAGTCTGTTTAGGTGGCCTTGGACTTGTGCTTGTATCAGATGCTAAGGCGAGTGATGGAAGTG GCGGTTCCAAACCTATTCTCGGTGATATATTTGTCATCATAGCGACATTTTTCTTCTCAATGAGTAATGTTGGTGAG GAGTTCtgtgtgaaaaagaaagatcacGTTGAAGTGGTTTCCATGATTGGTCTTTTCGGCTTGCTTGTTACTATAATCGAGAT ACCGATCTTTGAAAGGAAGAGTCTGAAGTCAGTCAAGTGGTCTGCAGAGCTT ATAGTAGCCTTCTGTGGCTATGCAGCAGCAAGCTTTATGTTCTACACCTTAGTTCCGTTTCTTCTCAAG ATGAGCGGCTCAACGTTGTTCAATCTATCTCTTCTCACATCTGATGTGTGGGCAGTTGCCATTAGAACCTTTTTCTACAAGCAAAAG GTTGAATGGCtgttttttttagcttttggaCTAGTGGTTACTGGGCTGATCATATACTCGAAAAC TGAGAAGGATCATGTAAATGCATCAGCTACTATTGAAGAAGCAAACAATGAAGCTGATCAAAGGTACCAACTTGTCAATGAAGATGGAGAGACATGA
- the LOC101258095 gene encoding uncharacterized protein isoform X3 — protein sequence MSSSSWWRNHEGILTTFYPLFLGQVVSFVRALISFASSLVANLGVNTPLSLSFFTYTALALVYGGIMIYRRQKLQIRWYWYALIGFADVQGSFLVNKAFQYSSITSVTILDCWTIAWVMILTWLFLGTRYSPWQFFGAAVCLGGLGLVLVSDAKASDGSAGGSKPILGDIFVIIATFFFSMSNVGEEFCVKKKDHVEVVSMIGLFGLLVTIIEIPIFERKSLKSVKWSAELIVAFCGYAAASFMFYTLVPFLLKMSGSTLFNLSLLTSDVWAVAIRTFFYKQKVEWLFFLAFGLVVTGLIIYSKTCVR from the exons ATGAGTAGCAGCAGCTGGTGGAGGAatcatgaaggaatattgacaACTTTTTACCCTTTGTTTTTAGGTCAAGTAGTGTCTTTTGTTAGAGCTCTCATTAGCTTTGCTTCTTCCCTAGTGGCAAATCTTG GTGTAAATACTCCACTTTCTCTGTCATTCTTCACTTACACAGCTTTAGCTTTGGTGTATGGAGGAATCATGATATACAGAAGGCAGAAATTGCAG ATTCGTTGGTATTGGTATGCTCTTATAGGCTTTGCTGATGTCCAGGGAAGTTTTCTTG TAAATAAAGCATTTCAGTACTCATCAATCACTAGTGTGACCATACTAGATTGCTGGACTATAGCTTGGGTGATGATTTTGACGTGGCTATTTTTAGGCACACGATATTCTCCGTGGCAATTCTTTGGTGCAGCAGTCTGTTTAGGTGGCCTTGGACTTGTGCTTGTATCAGATGCTAAGGCGAGTGATGGAAGTG CAGGCGGTTCCAAACCTATTCTCGGTGATATATTTGTCATCATAGCGACATTTTTCTTCTCAATGAGTAATGTTGGTGAG GAGTTCtgtgtgaaaaagaaagatcacGTTGAAGTGGTTTCCATGATTGGTCTTTTCGGCTTGCTTGTTACTATAATCGAGAT ACCGATCTTTGAAAGGAAGAGTCTGAAGTCAGTCAAGTGGTCTGCAGAGCTT ATAGTAGCCTTCTGTGGCTATGCAGCAGCAAGCTTTATGTTCTACACCTTAGTTCCGTTTCTTCTCAAG ATGAGCGGCTCAACGTTGTTCAATCTATCTCTTCTCACATCTGATGTGTGGGCAGTTGCCATTAGAACCTTTTTCTACAAGCAAAAG GTTGAATGGCtgttttttttagcttttggaCTAGTGGTTACTGGGCTGATCATATACTCGAAAACGTGTGTTCGT TGA
- the LOC101258095 gene encoding uncharacterized protein isoform X1 has translation MSSSSWWRNHEGILTTFYPLFLGQVVSFVRALISFASSLVANLGVNTPLSLSFFTYTALALVYGGIMIYRRQKLQIRWYWYALIGFADVQGSFLVNKAFQYSSITSVTILDCWTIAWVMILTWLFLGTRYSPWQFFGAAVCLGGLGLVLVSDAKASDGSAGGSKPILGDIFVIIATFFFSMSNVGEEFCVKKKDHVEVVSMIGLFGLLVTIIEIPIFERKSLKSVKWSAELIVAFCGYAAASFMFYTLVPFLLKMSGSTLFNLSLLTSDVWAVAIRTFFYKQKVEWLFFLAFGLVVTGLIIYSKTEKDHVNASATIEEANNEADQRYQLVNEDGET, from the exons ATGAGTAGCAGCAGCTGGTGGAGGAatcatgaaggaatattgacaACTTTTTACCCTTTGTTTTTAGGTCAAGTAGTGTCTTTTGTTAGAGCTCTCATTAGCTTTGCTTCTTCCCTAGTGGCAAATCTTG GTGTAAATACTCCACTTTCTCTGTCATTCTTCACTTACACAGCTTTAGCTTTGGTGTATGGAGGAATCATGATATACAGAAGGCAGAAATTGCAG ATTCGTTGGTATTGGTATGCTCTTATAGGCTTTGCTGATGTCCAGGGAAGTTTTCTTG TAAATAAAGCATTTCAGTACTCATCAATCACTAGTGTGACCATACTAGATTGCTGGACTATAGCTTGGGTGATGATTTTGACGTGGCTATTTTTAGGCACACGATATTCTCCGTGGCAATTCTTTGGTGCAGCAGTCTGTTTAGGTGGCCTTGGACTTGTGCTTGTATCAGATGCTAAGGCGAGTGATGGAAGTG CAGGCGGTTCCAAACCTATTCTCGGTGATATATTTGTCATCATAGCGACATTTTTCTTCTCAATGAGTAATGTTGGTGAG GAGTTCtgtgtgaaaaagaaagatcacGTTGAAGTGGTTTCCATGATTGGTCTTTTCGGCTTGCTTGTTACTATAATCGAGAT ACCGATCTTTGAAAGGAAGAGTCTGAAGTCAGTCAAGTGGTCTGCAGAGCTT ATAGTAGCCTTCTGTGGCTATGCAGCAGCAAGCTTTATGTTCTACACCTTAGTTCCGTTTCTTCTCAAG ATGAGCGGCTCAACGTTGTTCAATCTATCTCTTCTCACATCTGATGTGTGGGCAGTTGCCATTAGAACCTTTTTCTACAAGCAAAAG GTTGAATGGCtgttttttttagcttttggaCTAGTGGTTACTGGGCTGATCATATACTCGAAAAC TGAGAAGGATCATGTAAATGCATCAGCTACTATTGAAGAAGCAAACAATGAAGCTGATCAAAGGTACCAACTTGTCAATGAAGATGGAGAGACATGA
- the LOC101258401 gene encoding uncharacterized protein isoform X1, which yields MDNNNNNISWWRNYEGILKTFYPVFLGQVVSFVMALMSFTSSLVANLGANTPLSLSFFSYTALALVYGGIMIYRRQKLQVPWYWYALLGLADVQGNFLVNKAYQYSSITSVTILDCWTIAWVIILTWLFLGTRYSPWQFFGAAVCLGGLGLVLLSDAKASDGSGGSKPILGDTFVIIGTFFFSMSNVGEEFCVKKKDRIEVVSMIGVFGLLVTIIEIPILERKSLESVKWSAELVSDLKSSSYICSTNIIFCFLKNDFLGLMVYRKQAPYLHEILAFCGYAVASFMFYTFVPFLLEMSGSTLFNLSLLTSDVWAVVIRTFFYKQKVEWLYFAAFALVVTGLIIYSKTEKDSVNAPATNIEEANQRYQLLNEEEEQADHRHHETIS from the exons atggataataataataataatataagctGGTGGAGGAATTATGAAGGGATATTAAAGACTTTTTATCCTGTTTTTTTGGGTCAAGTTGTGTCTTTTGTTATGGCACTTATGAGCTTCACTTCTTCTCTAGTGGCTAATCTTG GTGCAAATACTCCACTTTCTCTGTCATTCTTCTCTTACACAGCTTTAGCTTTGGTGTATGGAGGAATCATGATTTACAGAAGGCAGAAATTACAG GTTCCTTGGTATTGGTATGCACTTCTAGGCTTAGCTGATGTCCAAGGAAATTTTCTTG TAAATAAAGCATATCAGTACTCATCAATCACCAGTGTGACCATACTGGATTGCTGGACTATAGCATGGGTGATAATCTTGACGTGGCTATTTTTGGGCACACGATATTCTCCGTGGCAATTCTTTGGTGCAGCAGTCTGTTTAGGTGGTCTTGGACTTGTGCTTCTATCTGATGCTAAGGCGAGTGACGGAAGTG GTGGTTCCAAACCTATTCTTGGTGATACATTTGTCATCATCGGGACATTTTTCTTCTCAATGAGTAATGTTGGTGAG GAGTTCtgtgtgaaaaagaaagatcgtATTGAAGTGGTTTCCATGATTGGTGTTTTCGGCTTGCTTGTTACTATAATTGAGAT ACCAATCTTAGAAAGGAAGAGTTTGGAATCAGTCAAGTGGTCTGCTGAGCTTGTAAGTGACTTAAAGTCGTCTTCTTATATTTGCTccactaatattattttttgttttctgaaaaatgattttcttgGGCTGATGGTCTATCGGAAACAAGCTCCTTACCTCCACGAG ATATTAGCCTTCTGTGGCTATGCAGTGGCAAGCTTTATGTTCTACACCTTTGTTCCGTTTCTTCTCGAG ATGAGTGGCTCAACGTTGTTCAATCTATCTCTTCTCACATCCGATGTGTGGGCAGTTGTCATCAGAACCTTTTTCTACAAGCAAAAG GTTGAATGGTTATACTTTGCAGCTTTTGCACTTGTGGTTACTGGACTGATCATATACTCGAAAAC TGAGAAGGATTCTGTAAATGCACCAGCTACTAATATTGAAGAAGCAAATCAAAGATACCAACTTCTTAATGAAGAGGAAGAGCAAGCTGATCATAGACATCATGAAACTATTTCATAA